Within the Opitutaceae bacterium TAV5 genome, the region CTGGAGGTTGTCGGCCTGCTTTTTGTCCTTCACCTCGGGGGTGACTGTCGTGTCAGCGGAACCGGGAGCAAGGCGTTCGTTGGTCTTGGTCGGATCGAACGTGTTCGTCCCCTGGGCATGCGCCGCCACGCTTCCCCCGACGAGGACGGCGACGATGAAAAGGGGCAACACGACTTTCATGCCTCCCATGCCATGGCCGCCGCGGACCGGAGCAAGTCTAATCTCCGGGTAACGCTGCGTATCATTACTCCGGCTCCGCAGTGCCTTCCACGACCTGGCCCCGCGCCTCCGGCACTTCCCGGAAGAAACCGGCGAGGGCGGCCGAGAGGTGTTCGGCGTAGCGGAAATGGGCCCCCATGCCAGTGCGCAATTCGGCTTCGTAGATGAACTTGTCGGCATGCGTGCTGTGTTCGAACGGCGTCTGGGCCCCGAGCAGCAACGAATAGACATACGCCGGCGAACCGCGTTGCAAGAGCTCCCGGGTAAGCGCGGCCTGGTCCTCGAGCAGTGCGCGATGCGGGGCGGGATCGACTTCCGGCGGCAGGTAAAATCCGGCCTGGATCAGCGGCGTGTAGCGGCAGCCGGTGCGATGGCGGTTGAGATCACGCAGCTCGGCGATGGCGAGATTGTTCCAGGCAAAGGTCACGCGCATGCGGCGTGTGGCCGTGCCCTGCGCGCCATAGCGATTGGCGCGGTAGCGGAGTGCCTCGACCACCGGCTGCGCCTCGGCGAGGAACGGCGGCGTGGCGCGGTCGACATGCACCCAGGTCTCGTCTGCCAGCGGCGCGGTCGAGAGGCGGTCGAGGCCGAGGCGCAGCGAGGTCGCCAGTTCCTGCGCAGCCTGGGCCTCGTACGAGGCATCCGCCTGGCTGTGCCGCGTGAGACGGGGGGACTGTTTTTGCAGCTCGGCGCGGAGGAGGTCGGCCGCCGTGCGGGCCTCGGGATGCGGAAGCGAAGCGAGCTGTTTGACGGTCTGGGCCCACATGCGCGAGGTCTGCACCAGGGCAAGATTGGTGCGTGTGGCGAAGGGGATAAAATAGCGGGAACGATCGAGGGCGTAGTTTTTGCGGATGCGTGTGACCACCGCCGGCTTCGCCCCGTCGGGGACGCGCACGCGGTGCGGTTCGGTTTCGCCGAGAGCGTCGAGCCGGGCATACTCGGCCTGATACGCGGCAAAGGCCCGCCCCATGACCTCGCTCCAGCGAGAAACCAGATCGGCCGGAATCCCGATTACCGCGGGATCGGGCAGGCTGGAGGGAGCCAGCGTGATATACCGGGTGGACGACTCCTGCCCATCCGCCATCTGGGCGATCTCGAACAGTTTCCAGGCAAGCCACATCGATACATCGTCAAGCGCGATGGCGATGCCGCCGGTCAGCCCTCCGATCGAGGCATGCCCGTAATCCACAAATTTCAGAATGCGATCGATCGAGGCATCCGGATTGGCCAGATCGACCCTGGAAAGGATGGTATCCAGCCCCTCGTTCGAACGGGAATAGCGGGCCAGCACCGAGGCAAGCAGCTCGGGAGTGACCTTGGGCAGGTCGGCGGCAGAAGGCGGCGGAACGAGAGCGAGGCCAGTGATGCGCATGGATTGGCTCCGATGCCCGCAAAAAGCCGGACCGGGCGCAAGCGCACAAGACCGGCAATGCGCGTCTTCCGGGCCGGCACAGGAATCAACCGGCAGCCTGCTCTCCGTTTTGATCCGGATGCGTTGTGCAGAGGGCTGCGTTGTGCGGTTGACAATGGCCGGGAAATGCGTGTTTGGTTCTCCTCTTTTTCAAATGAGCACCACTGAAGAACAGACCCAACGCAGCCTCACTCCGCCGGAGTTTCCTTTCACCGCTCCGCAGATGATGAGCCGTTATGTGACCGACACGGGCAAGATCCTGCCCCGTAAATACACCGGTCTCTCGGCCAAGCACCAGCGCGCCGTCACCCGGACCCTGAAGCGTTCGCGCAATCTGCTGCTCGCCCAGTAAAAGCCGCCGGAGGCGCCAAGAGATCAGGTTTTCAGAGGCCGGAGGTTTTCCCTCCGGCTTTTTTCTTGCCCTCTGTTTTCCTGCCATGGGGAAAAAAAATCCATCAACGTTCATCCGGCCGATTCGCAACCGCAGCACGGGAGCCCGGAATAAATCCGCCGGGATTGCCCCCCCCCCTCCTGCACACACCCGCATTTACCGGCCGACGGAAACGAATCTGAAAAACCTGGCGGGTGTCCTCGCCCGTGGCGGCCTCGTGGCGGTTCCTTCCGAAACGGTTTACGGCCTGGCCGCCGATGCGCTCGACAGCCAGGCCTGCGAAGCCATTTTCAAAGCCAAGGGCCGTCCCCACAACGATCCCCTGATCGTGCATATCGCCAGCCTGCGTCAGCTCCACCAGGTCGCCGAGCCATCGAGCGCAGCCCTGGCGTTGGCCAAGGCATTCTGGCCGGGCCCCCTGACGCTGGTGCTGCCGAAGCGCCCGGCCGTACCGGATATTGTTACCGCGGGCTTGCCCAGCGTCGCTGTCCGCATGCCTGCCCACCCCGTCTTTCGGAAGCTGATCCGGCTGAGCGGTCGCCCGCTGGCCGCTCCCAGTGCCAATCCTTTCGGCTACATCAGCCCCACGACCGCGCAACACGTCAAACAGGGGCTGAACGGACGCATCGCGCATATCATCGACGGCGGCACCTGCGAGGTCGGTGTCGAATCCACGATCATCGATTTGCGGAATCCGGATCGCCCGACTCTTCTCCGGGCCGGTGGCCTGCCGGCCGAGCATATCAGCCGTATATTGAATCGAAAAATCCGGAGCGCAGCAATCCGGTCGCCTCAGCCTGAACCCGGTACAGACACACGGAACCACGCAGCAAAAATTCCCCTGACAGAGGCCACTGCCGCCCAATCTGCGCCCGGCATGCTCGCCCGTCACTATAGCCCTCGCACCCCCATCCGCCTCTATCGCCGGATCACGTCGGCTATTCTGGACACGCTGCCGGAAAACGAAGCCGTGCTTTTCCTGCGTCGGCCGTCGGTTGCAACACGCACGCCCGACTCCGGCAGCAAAAATGTTTTCTGGTGCAGTGAAAGCGGTGATCTGGAAGAAATCGCCCGGCAACTTTTCAACCGGCTTCGCTCACTCGACAACGGTCGCTGGCGATGCATTCATGTCGACTTGCCCCGACAAAAAAAAGGGCTCGCGCCGGCAATCATTGATCGCCTGACGCGAGCCGCGGCAAAACACTGATTCAGGAGCGGGAGGTCGGCATTTCCGGGACCTTGTCGTCCGCCTCTGCGGTATCCTCGCCCTCTTCGGACTCGGTCATGACATAATAATCCTTGTAGGATTTGTCGTAGTATTGGGCATAATAATAACCCGCTACAGCCAGATTCAGTCCGTTAAGGACGGCACCATAAACCGGTACATTGGATTCGAGGAGCTTGCGGGCTGCATGCTGCGCGGCTTTGCGTCGCACCTTGTTGAAGAAGATGGTAAAGATCGATCCGCTGACGAGAGGCAGGATAATCAGGGCATCGCTTACCGCAGCCAGCGGAGGCGTATCGATAAAGATACGGTCATAGCGCTTGCGCAGCTCCGCAATCATGATCTCGAAATTTTTGCTATTGAGGATTTGCGTCGGATTTTTGGCGCGCCCTCCCGTAGCAATGACATCCAGATTGGGATGCACATCCCGCATCACCACATCATCGATCGTCGCCGAACCTGCACAAACATCGATTACGCCCTTCAGATTCTCGCGGCGGAATGACTTGTGGATATTCGGCTTGCGCAAGTCGCAGTCCACCACCACCACCCGGTCTCCGTGCGCGGCAAAGGTGAGGGCCAGATTCGTGGTTGTGAACGACTTGCCTTCGCCGGGCACGGTGCTCGTCGTGAGGAAAGTCTGGGCATTTTTACTGTCATTACGCAGACGCAAACTGGAATGCAAAGTGAGAAATGCCTCCGCCACCTGGCGGTCCGCATTGTTCAGGGCAACCTGGGCCTTGTCAGCCTGGTCCATCTTTTTGATCTGGGGAATCACACCCAGCAGTGGCAGACCAACGACGGACTCGATATCGAACGAACTTTTGACACGATCATCGATAAACGCGACGACGAAGGCAAACGCCAGGCCGAAGCCGATACCGAGAATAAAGCCACCGGCCAGATTCAACACGATGCGCGGCTCGACATATTCGTCTTCTCGCGCTGGCACAGCACGGGAAATAGGCCGGATCTGGACATTTTGCCCTTCGATGGTGGAGGTGAGATCGATTTCACGGATACGTCCGATTGTCCGGTCGAGGATCTCGCGGTTGATCAGGAAGTCTTGCTCCAGCATCTGATAATCGACCCCGATCTTGTCCATATTGAGGGAATCCCGCTCGATCTGGGCCAAAGCTCCACGCGCTTCCTTGTCTGCATTAAAAGCCGTCTGATACTCCGATTTGGTCAACTCTGCAGCAATCTTGAGCGCTTTCTGAAGCTCAAGCTGAGCCTGAGTGAGGGCGTTATTGGCCTCGATCATCCTGGGATGTTTTTCCTTATAGCGTTCCCGCAACTGTTTGACCGTGATTGTTTGCATCGCGACCTGCGACGCAAGCTGAGCGACCAGCTGATTGTTGGCAATAAAAGGCAGTTCAAGCAGATCACCGTTGGCCTTGATGCGATCCTCCACTTGTTGCCAACGTACGGTCGCCTCGCTGAGACGAGCTCCGGACTGCGTCACCAGGGAACCTTGCTCCATCAGCTTGCGCGTCTGGATGTCTTTGGTCTTGTCCAAAGATCCCATATTATACTTTTCCCGATAGGCCTGCATCTGTCGGTTGAGATCCTCGACCTTCTTCTTTTGTGATTCGGCCCGAAGTTTGAGATCTTCCAGAATGCCGAATGTCTCATCGACACGTTGACGGGTATTGAACTGGACAAATTCCTCAAGGAACAGGTTGGCAACCTTTGCTGCAATCAGACGGTCCGGATGCCTGTATTCAATCGCAACCAG harbors:
- a CDS encoding 30S ribosomal protein S18, producing MMSRYVTDTGKILPRKYTGLSAKHQRAVTRTLKRSRNLLLAQ
- a CDS encoding translation factor Sua5 — protein: MGKKNPSTFIRPIRNRSTGARNKSAGIAPPPPAHTRIYRPTETNLKNLAGVLARGGLVAVPSETVYGLAADALDSQACEAIFKAKGRPHNDPLIVHIASLRQLHQVAEPSSAALALAKAFWPGPLTLVLPKRPAVPDIVTAGLPSVAVRMPAHPVFRKLIRLSGRPLAAPSANPFGYISPTTAQHVKQGLNGRIAHIIDGGTCEVGVESTIIDLRNPDRPTLLRAGGLPAEHISRILNRKIRSAAIRSPQPEPGTDTRNHAAKIPLTEATAAQSAPGMLARHYSPRTPIRLYRRITSAILDTLPENEAVLFLRRPSVATRTPDSGSKNVFWCSESGDLEEIARQLFNRLRSLDNGRWRCIHVDLPRQKKGLAPAIIDRLTRAAAKH
- a CDS encoding sugar tyrosine-protein kinase, with protein sequence MDSQAKQPNPSDGRAEYGYGGYNEYPGYGNEASGQRTLSDYLLILRERIWYIVVVFLVIFSSALVYTFSQTKIFSASATVQIMRRTAVTLPTQNPIDNNVLSTEDMNTMVKIFESPTIIQKVSERITGDELRRFMQPYEKGRFGDPLTPLEVLGQNRSIIPFRMSLLVAIEYRHPDRLIAAKVANLFLEEFVQFNTRQRVDETFGILEDLKLRAESQKKKVEDLNRQMQAYREKYNMGSLDKTKDIQTRKLMEQGSLVTQSGARLSEATVRWQQVEDRIKANGDLLELPFIANNQLVAQLASQVAMQTITVKQLRERYKEKHPRMIEANNALTQAQLELQKALKIAAELTKSEYQTAFNADKEARGALAQIERDSLNMDKIGVDYQMLEQDFLINREILDRTIGRIREIDLTSTIEGQNVQIRPISRAVPAREDEYVEPRIVLNLAGGFILGIGFGLAFAFVVAFIDDRVKSSFDIESVVGLPLLGVIPQIKKMDQADKAQVALNNADRQVAEAFLTLHSSLRLRNDSKNAQTFLTTSTVPGEGKSFTTTNLALTFAAHGDRVVVVDCDLRKPNIHKSFRRENLKGVIDVCAGSATIDDVVMRDVHPNLDVIATGGRAKNPTQILNSKNFEIMIAELRKRYDRIFIDTPPLAAVSDALIILPLVSGSIFTIFFNKVRRKAAQHAARKLLESNVPVYGAVLNGLNLAVAGYYYAQYYDKSYKDYYVMTESEEGEDTAEADDKVPEMPTSRS